One segment of Clavelina lepadiformis chromosome 2, kaClaLepa1.1, whole genome shotgun sequence DNA contains the following:
- the LOC143445758 gene encoding voltage-dependent L-type calcium channel subunit alpha-1D-like isoform X3, whose amino-acid sequence MDTDTASTGLNYEPTTVGCEVPARGGLKQHNYRTTEIQEPNRPEARTVSFGGTVTCQSEEDSYRTFHLSTDLIQGASADTTEENSKTANGLVASLAVSVAAAGEGAPPGNPGNCGGASGTIQGVDWSKVIVAARDQYKVMHGTSKKRKMVQDIGKAKTSLLCLPLNNPFRKACIKIVEWRPFDILILMTIFANCVALAIFIPYSNTDANKTNEILEKVELFFLGIFTVESVLKIIAFGFIFDPNAYLRNGWNLLDFAIVVVGLFSLAFEFAEVGSADKVRALRAFRVLRPLRLVSGVPSLQVVMNAILRAMLPLLHIALLVIFVIIIYAVVGLEVFKGRLHNTCYKNSTGEREDDPAPCAMLGENGRQCAEGYYCAGGWKGPSKGIINFDTFYFSVITVFQCITMEGWTDVLYDVNDAVGSSLPWIYFVSLIIIGSFFVMNLILGVLSGEFSKEREKANARGEFQKLREKQQLDEDVRGYMDWISQAEDIDPDNDEDEIAENHHSDGYEDARSEDTAAQADENWWQQQRKKLCKTCYSKRWKRWNRKSRRRCRLIVKSQAFYWLVIVLVFLNTLSLATEHYLQPDWLTKVQELSNKILLGIFTLEMLLKMYALGVQVYFVSLFNRFDCFVVCGGIVELVLTGAKVMEPLGISVLRCVRLLRIFKMTRYWNSLSNLVASLLNSIRSIAGLLLLLFLFIVICSLLGMQLFGGRFQTNKEKRVIRSNFDTFLQALLTVFQILTGEDWNVVMYDGIDAYGGANSWGLLVSIYFITLFVCGNYILLNVFLAIAVDNLADAESLNIAQKEKEEEKKRKKTLRLKKLRKLFKKKETISIDNSGVQETTDGVFTDDIAASNNDIPLQQLRSLSLEHIKPEVRIEVTEASETNSDRHLPDQSDSESEPEVPIGPRPRRLSELHLHEKATPMPQATSFFIFTTTNPIRKWCYFIANNSVFNNGIFVCIMLSSISLACEDPINPDSYLNFILEHFDYVFTGIFAAEIVIKMIAYGVVLHKGSFCRNYFNLLDLLVVIVSIISIFGNSETISVIKILRVLRVLRPLRAINRAKGLKHVVQCVIVAISTIGNIIVITTLLQFMFACIGVQLFKGRFYSCTDGRVLTEEECHGIYVIWPTVGDDKHPEGAENGERLWINNDFHFDNVMNAMLALFVVQTFEGWPGLLYKSIDSWKEGRGPVYGSRPAVALFYVVYIIVIAFFMMNIFVGFVIVTFQEQGEKDYKNCELDKNQRQCVEYALKAKPVRRYIPKNPWQHKAWFIVTSSYFEYFISGLIFVNTVCLAIQHYQQSQDLTTILNYMNLVFTAVFTLEMIFKLIAFKPTHYFTDPWNIFDAIIVVGSIIDVTAAKTRSSGDAKAFSMNFFRLFRVMRLVKLLSRGEGIRTLLWTFLKSFQALPYVALLIVLLFFIYAVIGMQVFGRIKPKDDSEINRNNSFQTFFQSVLLLFRCATGEAWQDVMLAATWGKECETVPDLNGTGFVTPQYDCGSNFAYAYFLSFYMLCAFLIINLFVAVIMDNFDYLTRDWSILGLHHLDAFITAWAEQDPEATGRLKHLNVVNMLRRIQPPLGFGKLCPQRMACRRLVTMNMPLNSDGTVMFNATLFALIRTSLNIKTEGNIDQANEELRVVIKKIWKRTSTKLLDQVVPPAGNDDVTVGKFYATYLIQNYFRKFRERKAAAKLADAKGNKLANVNHKDVVSLKAGLRALQEAGPQLKRAISGNLAPDEEEGSASADDEPGHRRRHSLFGMLRRHSSASPSLLANRRPLKVEDNSKKRHSGRFLATSHSPMTNELTPKSMCNVVIDAYQAHLSDSATSDEETLRRSRRSSTSTEGNVTDAATATNPENKHSAHNRAAVTNGENVNLNNSSSNYSFSSFPTEDELDSVEETYPQQEAIGYYCQQTAYHKPVDKCARKKNRWKDQDTYVCQKASVLYPLLQASTQDDETDCECQERSFRCDKQSPRYNNPSTSCTYCDATLSTLTRQTCMQCTCESCQWNSRTDGYTNIPITVAEASSFDSDYYDVDYRSDFRTKNHESGFHEPLLESTVGDINAVSSLQAGSAFSRPGQKRSTARRILPAPPLPSNKRTSTSCLNQTDDGLVVPNFQSPQNNHKRMSTPLVDLSGITVPEPDQHAQSVSLNNRSVSTPNITCDHNHQPLVQCADLIEQVFVSEGLQSLATCRACVAATTLELAGACDLSLEELNNAASAYACSSCHRCSNNDFVDDRPTSSRDAYFDRVNCNSQAEK is encoded by the exons GGCTGAATTATGAACCGACTACAGTTGGTTGTGAAGTTCCTGCTCGCGGAGGACTTAAACAGCACAATTACAGAACTACGGAAATCCAAGAGCCGAATCGACCTGAAGCTCGCACTGTTTCATTTGGTGGTACAGTTACATGTCAAAGCGAAGAAGATTCATACAGAACGTTCCACTTATCTACTGACTTAATTCAAGGAGCGAGTGCCGACACAACTGAAGAAAACAGCAAAACCGCTAACGGACTAGTAGCTTCATTAGCTGTATCTGTTGCCGCCGCTGGAGAAGGAGCTCCGCCTGGCAATCCTGGAAACTGTGGAGGAGCTAGTGGAACTATTCAGGGCGTTGACTGGAGTAAAGTCATTGTAGCTGCAAGAGATCAGTATAAAGTTATGCACGGAACGAGTAAGAAAAGGAAAATGGTTCAAGACATAGGAAAAGCCAAAACATCTCTGCTTTGTTTACCTTTGAATAATCCTTTTCGAAAGGCATGCATTAAAATAGTGGAATGGAG GCCTTTTGACATTCTTATATTAATGACCATCTTCGCAAACTGTGTGGCTCTTGCCATCTTCATCCCGTATTCCAATACTGATGCAAACAAAACCAACGAAATACTG gaaaaggtggaattgtttttcCTTGGCATATTTACCGTGGAGTCAGTTCTGAAAATTATAGCTTTCGGTTTTATATTTGATCCAAATGCTTATTTGCGAAATGGATGGAATCTTCTCGATTTCGCCATTGTGGTGGTTGG GTTGTTCAGCTTAGCATTCGAATTTGCCGAGGTTGGAAGTGCTGATAAAGTACGTGCTCTCAGAGCTTTTCGTGTTCTTAGGCCCTTGCGCCTCGTTTCTGGCGTGCCCA GTCTGCAGGTTGTAATGAACGCCATTCTTCGTGCCATGTTACCACTGTTGCATATTGCACTTttagttatttttgtaattatcaTATATGCCGTAGTTGGACTGGAAGTGTTTAAAGGGAGATTGCATAACACATGTTACAAGAATAGCACAG GGGAAAGAGAGGACGACCCGGCACCATGTGCCATGCTAGGAGAAAATGGGAGGCAGTGTGCTGAAGGCTATTACTGCGCTGGCGGTTGGAAAGGCCCGTCCAAAGGCATTATAAACTTtgacacattttatttttcggtCATAACCGTCTTCCAGTGTATAACTATGGAAGGATGGACTGATGTGCTTTACGAT GTAAACGACGCTGTAGGGAGCAGCTTGCCCTGGATTTATTTTGTGTCTCTTATAATCATTGGTTCCTTCTTTGTCATGAATCTTATTCTTGGTGTCTTGAGCGG ggaattttcaaaagaaagagaAAAGGCTAACGCTCGTGGGGAATTTCAGAAACTCcgtgaaaaacaacaattggATGAGGACGTGAGAGGATATATGGATTGGATCTCGCAAGCAGAGGATATTGATCCGGATAACGATGAAGATGAGATAGCAGAGAACC ACCACTCCGACGGGTATGAAGATGCCAGGAGCGAAGATACTGCTGCCCAGGCCGACGAAAATTGGTGGCAACAACAACG AAAGAAGCTTTGCAAGACATGCTACAG taaAAGATGGAAGCGCTGGAATCGCAAATCTCGTCGCCGTTGCCGCCTAATAGTAAAATCCCAAGCCTTTTATTGGCTGGTGATTGTGCTAGTTTTTTTGAACACGCTTTCATTGGCAACTGAGCACTATTTGCAGCCGGATTGGTTAACTAAAGTGCAAG AACTGTCGAACAAAATTCTGTTGGGCATCTTCACTCTAGAAATGTTGTTGAAGATGTATGCACTTGGGGTGCAGGTTTATTTCGTATCTCTCTTTAATCGATTCGATTGCTTTGTCGTGTGTGGAGGAATCGTCGAACTTGTTTTAACTGGAGCTAAG GTAATGGAACCTCTTGGTATCTCGGTGTTAAGATGTGTCAGACTCCTTCGAATATTCAAGATGACCAG ATACTGGAACTCTTTGAGCAATTTGGTCGCTTCTCTGCTAAACTCGATTCGTTCAATCGCGGGACTTCTTCTTTtgctgtttctttttattgttatctGTTCATTACTGGGGATGCAGCTTTTTGGAGGtcgatttcaaacaaataaagaaaagagaGTTATTCGATCCAACTTCGACACCTTTCTACAGGCCCTCCTAACTGTGTTCCAG atTCTCACGGGAGAAGATTGGAATGTTGTGATGTATGATGGAATTGACGCTTACGGTGGGGCAAATAGTTGGGGTCTGTTGGTATCTATTTATTTTATCACACTCTTTGTTTGTGGAAATTATATACTTCTAAATGTCTTCTTGGCCATCGCTGTTGACAATCTTGCGGATGCTGAGAGTTTGAATATTgctcaaaaagaaaaagaagaagaaaaaaagagaaagaaaACACTAAGACTAAAGAAGCTTAG aaaactatttaaaaaGAAAGAGACAATCAGCATTGATAATAGTGGCGTGCAAGAGACAACCGACGGAGTCTTTACAGATGATATTGCTGCATCTAACAACGACATTCCACTCCAGCAACTAAGAAGCCTCTCTCTTGAACACATAAAGCCGGAAGTCAG AATCGAGGTAACTGAAGCATCTGAAACTAATTCGGATCGACATCTTCCGGATCAGAGCGATTCTGAATCAGAGCCCGAAGTTCCAATTGGTCCGAGGCCTCGACGTTTGTCGGAGCTTCATCTTCATGAAAAAGCGACTCCTATGCCGCAAGCAACGtcattttttatcttcacaacAACTAATCC aaTTCGAAAGTGGTGCTATTTTATTGCCAACAACAGTGTTTTCAACAACGGAATTTTTGTCTGCATTATGCTCAGTAGTATTTCACTTGCCTGCGAAGATCCAATCAATCCTGACTcttacttaaattttattctcGA GCATTTTGATTACGTTTTTACTGGAATATTTGCTGCcgaaatcgtcataaagaTGATTGCTTACGGAGTGGTTCTACATAAAGGATCATTTTGCCGCAACTATTTCAATCTTCTTGATTTACTTGTAGTTATCGTTTCAATAATCAGCATCTTTGGAAA TTCGGAGACCATTTCGGTGATCAAGATACTTCGTGTTCTTCGCGTTTTGAGACCGCTTCGTGCTATCAATCGAGCGAAAGGCTTGAAACACGTCGTTCAATGCGTTATTGTTGCCATTA GTACTATTGGCAACATCATCGTCATCACCACCTTACTTCAGTTCATGTTTGCCTGCATTGGTGTGCAGCTGTTTAAAGGAAGGTTTTACTCTTGTACGGATGGTAGGGTATTAACCGAGGAAGAATGCCA CGGTATATACGTAATATGGCCTACGGTGGGTGACGATAAACATCCGGAAGGTGCTGAAAATGGTGAACGTCTGTGGATAAACAACGATTTTCACTTTGACAACGTTATGAACGCCATGCTCGCCTTGTTTGTCGTGCAGACATTTGAGGGTTGGCCCGG GCTTTTATACAAGTCAATTGACTCATGGAAAGAGGGTCGTGGTCCAGTCTATGGTTCCCGGCCGGCTGTTGCACTTTTTTACGTCGTCTACATCATCGTGATCGCTTTTTTCATGATGAATATTTTCGTCGGTTTCGTCATCGTTACATTTCAAGAGCAAGGAGAAAAAGATTACAAGAACTGCGAACTTGATAAAAATCAG AGGCAATGTGTCGAATATGCATTGAAGGCGAAACCAGTACGACGCTATATTCCGAAAAATCCTTGGCAGCATAAGGCTTGGTTTATTGTCACTTCATCGTACTTTGAGTACTTCATTTCGGGCTTAATATTTGTCAATACGGTTTGCCTCGCTATCCAG CACTATCAGCAGTCTCAGGATTTGACTACAATTCTTAACTACATGAACCTGGTTTTCACAGCCGTCTTTACGTTAGAAATGATATTTAAACTAATTGCCTTCAAACCAACG CATTACTTTACCGACCCTTGGAACATCTTTGACGCAATCATCGTAGTTGGTAGTATCATTGACGTCACTGCAGCCAAAACAAGAAGCTCT GGCGACGCGAAAGCATTCAGCATGAACTTCTTTCGACTCTTTCGAGTTATGCGTTTGGTAAAATTACTCAGCAGGGGTGAAGGTATACGAACACTCTTGTGGACTTTCTTGAAATCTTTTCAG GCCCTCCCTTACGTCGCTCTTCTCATTGTGCTTCTATTCTTCATTTACGCTGTGATCGGGATGCAAGTGTTTGGCAGAATTAAGCCTAAGGATGATTCGGAAATTAATAGAAATAacagttttcaaacatttttccaaTCCGTGCTTCTACTCTTTAG ATGTGCTACGGGCGAAGCTTGGCAAGATGTAATGTTGGCAGCAACTTGGGGAAAGGAGTGTGAAACCGTACCTGACTTGAATGGAACCGGTTTTGTGACTCCACAGTATGACTGTGGAAGTAACTTCGCCTATGCTTACTTCCTGTCGTTCTACATGCTTTGCGCTTTTTTG ATTATCAACTTATTCGTGGCTGTCATTATGGACAACTTCGACTATTTGACTCGAGATTGGTCCATATTAGGACTACACCATTTAGACGCATTTATAACCGCTTGGGCTGAGCAGGATCCAGAGGCAAC AGGCCGTCTTAAGCATTTGAACGTCGTCAACATGCTTCGTCGCATTCAGCCCCCGTTGGGATTCGGCAAGCTATGTCCGCAGCGAATGGCTTGCCGCAGATTGGTGACAATGAACATGCCGCTTAACAGCGATGGCACTGTCATGTTTAATGCAACACTTTTTGCACTCATAAGGACTTCCCTTAACATAAAAACAGAAG GAAACATCGATCAAGCCAATGAGGAACTCAGAGTTGTTATTAAAAAAATCTGGAAGAGAACTTCTACAAAATTACTAGATCAGGTCGTTCCTCCTGCCGGAA ATGACGACGTGACAGTTGGAAAGTTTTACGCCACCTATCTCATTCAGAATTATTTCCGTAAATTCCGAGAACGCAAGGCAGCTGCGAAACTCGCCGATGCTAAAGGAAACAAGCTGGCCAACGTGAATCACAAGGATGTAGTTAGCTTAAAG GCGGGATTGCGAGCATTGCAGGAAGCAGGTCCACAACTTAAACGTGCCATCTCCGGAAACCTAGCTCCGGACGAAGAAGAAGGAAGTGCTTCTGCAGATGATGAACCCGGACACAGG AGGCGACACAGTTTGTTCGGTATGTTGAGGCGACATAGTAGCGCTTCCCCATCTTTATTGGCAAATCGAAGACCACTCAAAGTTGAAGATAATTCCAAGAAACGACACAGTGGAAGGTTTTTAGCCACATCCCACAG TCCAATGACAAATGAATTGACGCCAAAATCCATGTGCAATGTTGTTATTGATGCCTACCAAGCTCACCTCTCCGACTCTGCCACAAGCGATGAGGAAACTCTCCGAAGATCGCGTCGTTCGTCTACATCAACTGAAGGAAATGTAACTGACGCAGCGACCGCCACGAACCCAGAAAACAAACACAGCGCGCACAACCGTGCTGCAGTCACGAATGGAGAAAACGTAAATCTGAACAACTCCTCTTCCAACTACAGCTTTTCCAGCTTTCCCACCGAAGACGAGCTGGATTCTGTCGAAGAAACGTACCCTCAGCAAGAAGCAATAGGTTACTATTGTCAGCAAACTGCATATCATAAACCTGTCGACAA ATGTGCAAGAAAAAAGAATCGATGGAAAGATCAGGACACCTACGTTTGTCAGAAGGCGTCAGTTCTGTATCCGTTGCTGCAAGCATCAACACAAGATGATGAAACTGACTGCGAATGTCAAGAGCGATCTTTTAGATGTGACAAACAAAGTCCTCGTTACAACAATCCGTCCACATCTTGTACATACTGTGACGCCACTCTGTCTACTCTTACTCGTCAAACGTGCATGCAGTGTACTTGCGAAAGCTGCCAGTGGAATAGTAGGACTGACGGATATACGAACATACCGATCACAGTAGCAGAAGCATCTAGTTTCGACAGTGATTATTATGACGTAGACTACAGGTCAGATTTTAGGACTAAAAACCATGAAAGTGGTTTTCATGAACCTTTATTGGAGTCGACCGTAGGTGACATCAACGCTGTGAGCAGTCTACAAGCCGGTTCGGCATTCTCACGTCCTGGTCAGAAACGCTCGACAGCCCGAAGAATTTTACCAGCTCCTCCGCTTCCATCCAACAAGCGCACTTCAACTTCCTGTTTAAATCAAACAGATGATGGCCTTGTAGTACCTAACTTTCAATCTCCGCAAAACAATCATAAACGAATGTCCACGCCCTTAGTAGATTTGTCTGGTATAACTGTTCCTGAGCCAGATCAACATGCACAATCGGTTTCCTTGAACAACAG ATCGGTAAGCACACCAAATATTACTTGTGACCATAACCACCAACCGCTTGTTCAATGTGCTGATCTTATAGAGCAG GTATTCGTATCAGAAGGGCTCCAGTCATTAGCCACCTGTCGTGCGTGTGTTGCTGCAACTACGCTTGAGCTTGCTGGTGCATGCGACTTGTCGCTGGAAGAACTGAATAATGCAGCATCGGCCTACGCGTGTAGCAGCTG TCACCGCTGTAGCAACAACGATTTTGTGGATGACCGACCTACATCTTCTCGTGATGCTTATTTCGATAGGGTTAACTGTAATAGTCAAGCAGAAAAGTAG